Proteins found in one Candidatus Eisenbacteria bacterium genomic segment:
- a CDS encoding pyridoxal phosphate-dependent aminotransferase: MKGGRVSARVRALKPSETLALGARARELKAQGHSVISFAAGEPDFDTPEDVREAGIQAIRAGHTRYTAVGGVAELRAAIAENLKRENGLEYTPSQIVVSNGAKHAIWNAIFTVVEPGDEVLCPVPYWVTFPELVRLAGGEPVFVPPRHGSMKIGAEELERAITPRSKLLVLNSPNNPSGAVYSREELVGLGEVVRRSGLYVLSDEIYEQLVFGNARHVSIASLHPDLHDRTVVIGGVSKTWAMTGWRIGFAAAPADLAEGMERLQGQSTSNPAAVSQFAALRAFTGPRDSIRMMRECFARRRDTITGRLGRIRGVRLAAPDGAFYAFPDMSERIRSARNGVTNSAELSDFLIDEARIVCVPGSAFGMEGHLRLSYAIADRELEEGLNRLETALDRM; encoded by the coding sequence ATGAAGGGAGGGCGCGTCTCCGCCCGCGTGCGCGCGTTGAAGCCCTCGGAGACCCTGGCGCTCGGAGCCCGGGCGCGCGAGCTCAAGGCGCAAGGGCATTCGGTCATTTCCTTCGCGGCCGGGGAACCGGACTTCGACACTCCCGAGGATGTCCGGGAGGCGGGCATTCAGGCGATCCGCGCGGGTCACACCCGCTATACCGCGGTCGGAGGCGTGGCGGAGCTGCGCGCGGCCATCGCCGAGAATCTCAAGCGCGAAAACGGGCTCGAGTACACGCCGTCGCAGATTGTGGTCTCGAACGGCGCGAAGCACGCGATCTGGAACGCGATCTTCACGGTGGTCGAGCCGGGGGACGAGGTGCTCTGCCCGGTGCCGTACTGGGTCACGTTCCCCGAGCTGGTTCGGCTCGCGGGGGGCGAGCCGGTCTTCGTTCCTCCCAGGCACGGAAGCATGAAGATCGGCGCGGAGGAGCTCGAGAGGGCGATCACCCCCCGGTCCAAGCTCCTCGTCCTGAACAGCCCCAACAATCCATCGGGCGCCGTCTATTCGCGGGAAGAGCTCGTGGGGCTCGGGGAGGTGGTGCGCCGCAGCGGGCTCTACGTTCTCTCCGACGAAATCTACGAGCAGCTCGTATTCGGGAACGCGCGTCACGTGAGCATCGCTTCGCTTCACCCGGATCTTCACGACCGCACCGTCGTGATCGGGGGCGTCTCGAAGACCTGGGCGATGACCGGGTGGCGAATCGGATTCGCGGCCGCGCCCGCCGACCTGGCCGAGGGCATGGAGCGGCTTCAGGGTCAATCGACCTCGAATCCCGCGGCCGTCTCCCAGTTCGCGGCGCTCCGCGCGTTCACCGGCCCCCGGGACTCCATCCGGATGATGCGGGAATGTTTCGCGCGCCGCCGCGATACGATCACCGGGCGGCTCGGCCGCATCCGAGGCGTCCGGCTTGCGGCGCCCGACGGGGCCTTCTATGCTTTTCCGGACATGAGCGAACGAATCCGCTCGGCCCGGAACGGTGTGACGAACTCGGCGGAGCTCAGCGATTTTCTGATCGACGAAGCCCGGATCGTTTGCGTCCCGGGCTCCGCCTTCGGCATGGAAGGACACCTGCGTCT
- the coaD gene encoding pantetheine-phosphate adenylyltransferase: MRGAVFAGTFDPVTNGHLDLMQRAIRMFDSLTVAVAERAEKGVIFTQAERVEMIREASSSLGRITVEPFAGLLVDFAKQRKIPILVRGLRFISDFEYEFQMALMNRRLHDEIETVFLMPSETYTYLNASLVKEIARYGGAIEGLVPPNVAARLRERLRQAR, from the coding sequence ATGAGAGGCGCAGTGTTCGCCGGGACGTTCGACCCGGTCACGAACGGGCATCTGGACCTGATGCAGCGGGCGATCCGGATGTTCGATTCCTTGACCGTCGCGGTCGCCGAGCGCGCCGAGAAGGGCGTGATTTTCACCCAGGCGGAGCGCGTGGAAATGATCCGCGAGGCCTCCTCCTCGCTCGGCCGGATCACGGTCGAGCCGTTCGCGGGGCTTCTCGTCGACTTCGCGAAGCAGCGGAAGATTCCGATCCTGGTCCGGGGGCTTCGCTTCATCTCCGATTTCGAATACGAATTCCAGATGGCGCTCATGAACCGTCGGCTGCACGACGAGATCGAGACCGTGTTCCTGATGCCGAGCGAAACCTATACGTATCTGAACGCCTCGCTCGTGAAGGAGATCGCGCGATACGGCGGAGCGATCGAGGGACTCGTGCCCCCGAACGTGGCGGCGCGCCTCCGCGAGCGCTTGAGGCAGGCGCGATGA
- the rsmD gene encoding 16S rRNA (guanine(966)-N(2))-methyltransferase RsmD, whose amino-acid sequence MGFVRIVGGDLRGRRIRVPDRGVRPTAARTREAVFDVLGPRAVQRARVLDLYAGTGALGIEALSRGAAEATFLERNRAVARALRENLARLGLSDRASVQEADLSRVELPPGVLGPFDLVFLDPPYEGGAGPRWLERLADLPWPEEGGLVVYERQKGTEAREPPAFQLATERTYSDTTVAFYRARCK is encoded by the coding sequence ATGGGGTTCGTCCGAATCGTAGGGGGCGATCTCCGCGGGCGCCGGATCCGGGTGCCCGATCGCGGGGTTCGCCCGACGGCCGCGCGGACCCGGGAGGCGGTGTTCGACGTGCTGGGGCCGCGCGCGGTCCAGCGGGCGCGGGTTCTCGACCTCTACGCGGGGACGGGCGCCCTCGGAATCGAGGCGCTGAGCCGCGGCGCCGCGGAGGCCACGTTCCTCGAGCGCAACCGGGCCGTCGCGAGGGCGCTGAGGGAAAACCTGGCAAGGCTGGGCCTCTCCGATCGGGCGTCGGTGCAGGAGGCCGATCTCTCGAGGGTCGAGCTGCCGCCGGGGGTCCTGGGTCCGTTCGATCTCGTGTTCCTGGACCCTCCCTACGAAGGAGGCGCCGGACCGCGCTGGCTCGAGCGCCTCGCGGATCTTCCGTGGCCCGAGGAGGGCGGGCTCGTCGTATACGAGCGACAGAAGGGAACCGAGGCACGGGAACCGCCCGCATTCCAGCTCGCGACCGAGCGGACCTATTCCGATACCACGGTCGCGTTCTATCGCGCCCGTTGCAAGTGA
- a CDS encoding shikimate kinase: protein MVARIALIGLPGAGKSTLAPLLAGRLGFESVDLDREIERLAGATVPAILDAEGEERFRDLESGALARALDGSRPRVVACGGGILGRVRNRALLKERARVVWLRVEPETAAARLGAAGSPERPLLRGAPLAQRLSELLAARAEAYAEAADASVETGGSGPEEVADRIVALLPAFQARWGSSES from the coding sequence CTGGTCGCGCGCATCGCTCTGATCGGCTTGCCGGGCGCTGGAAAGAGCACCCTGGCGCCGCTCCTCGCGGGGCGCTTGGGATTCGAGAGCGTCGATCTGGACCGGGAGATCGAGCGCCTCGCGGGCGCCACCGTGCCCGCGATTCTCGATGCGGAAGGAGAGGAGCGCTTTCGGGATTTGGAATCGGGGGCGTTGGCGCGGGCGCTCGACGGAAGCCGCCCGCGCGTGGTGGCGTGCGGCGGGGGAATCCTGGGCCGTGTCCGGAACCGGGCGCTCCTGAAAGAGAGGGCGCGCGTCGTGTGGCTTCGCGTCGAGCCGGAGACGGCGGCGGCGCGTCTCGGCGCGGCGGGCTCGCCGGAGCGGCCGCTCCTGCGCGGCGCGCCGCTCGCGCAGCGCCTGAGCGAGCTTCTTGCCGCGCGGGCGGAGGCCTACGCCGAGGCGGCCGACGCTTCGGTCGAGACCGGAGGATCCGGTCCCGAGGAAGTCGCCGATCGCATCGTGGCGCTCCTTCCCGCGTTTCAGGCACGATGGGGTTCGTCCGAATCGTAG
- the pilQ gene encoding type IV pilus secretin PilQ, whose protein sequence is MRLETSFARTGRWGGRIAALTAALLTVASPAFAATVKSVSMKEAGSATQVVIEGDAPLNYHDFTLESPDRIVVDCPGSQLSFSERSWSGREGSSIKAVRASEMGWGKEAGARIVVDLSQASSYALSSVGNNLVLAVEVPQTPSSKEPAMPADSDHMQPSDGRRMSLDVQGADIQTVLRSLSEFSGKNIVASKEVKGEVTLRLRNVPWRHALDIVLKSQGLGMVETGQTILVSNLDTLRKEELERRTAERSQEELLPLETRILPVNYANSKEMARSVEKTLTKRGHIEVDDRSNSLIVTDIADRLDQVDAMVRNLDTRTPQVEIVARLVDVDASATRDLGISWGAHNLDLFDAGASENADVNAADVTNPAGLVRLGTIKAFGTFDATLQALESQNKANIISNPRITTVNNREASVVVGKQIPLIVQDFAGNAVTQLTTIGIKLSVTPHINTGNRITMDVHPEVSDLASQATVQGGIIINTTMADTRVMVNDGETAVIGGLIRSNESTTKRGVPVLMDVPLLGNLFRSNSTTHQKRELLIFVTPKILGEGVTPKG, encoded by the coding sequence ATGCGACTCGAAACTAGCTTCGCGCGCACGGGCCGCTGGGGCGGCCGGATCGCGGCGCTGACGGCGGCCCTTCTTACGGTCGCCTCCCCGGCGTTCGCGGCAACCGTCAAGAGCGTCTCGATGAAGGAAGCGGGTTCCGCGACGCAGGTCGTCATCGAGGGGGATGCCCCGCTCAACTATCACGATTTCACGCTCGAATCGCCGGACCGGATCGTCGTGGACTGTCCGGGATCGCAGCTCAGCTTCAGCGAGCGCTCCTGGTCGGGACGCGAGGGGTCCTCGATCAAGGCGGTCCGCGCGAGCGAAATGGGCTGGGGCAAGGAAGCTGGAGCCCGGATCGTCGTGGATCTCTCGCAGGCTTCCTCCTACGCCCTGAGCAGCGTCGGGAACAATCTCGTGCTCGCGGTCGAGGTGCCTCAGACTCCGAGCTCGAAGGAGCCGGCGATGCCGGCTGATTCCGACCACATGCAGCCCAGCGACGGGCGGCGGATGTCGCTCGATGTCCAGGGCGCCGACATCCAGACCGTGCTGAGAAGCCTCTCCGAGTTCAGCGGCAAGAACATCGTCGCGAGCAAGGAAGTGAAGGGGGAAGTCACGCTGAGGCTCCGCAACGTGCCGTGGCGCCACGCGCTCGACATCGTGCTCAAGTCCCAGGGGCTCGGCATGGTCGAGACCGGCCAGACGATCCTCGTCTCGAACCTCGACACGCTGCGCAAGGAAGAGCTGGAACGGCGCACGGCGGAGCGCTCGCAGGAGGAGCTCCTGCCGCTCGAGACCCGCATCCTGCCGGTGAATTACGCGAACTCGAAAGAAATGGCGCGGTCGGTGGAGAAGACCCTGACCAAGCGCGGGCACATCGAGGTGGACGATCGTTCGAATTCGCTCATCGTGACCGACATCGCGGACCGCCTCGACCAGGTCGACGCCATGGTGCGCAATCTCGATACGAGAACGCCCCAGGTGGAGATCGTGGCCCGGCTCGTGGACGTGGACGCTTCGGCGACGCGCGATCTGGGCATCAGCTGGGGAGCGCACAACCTCGACCTCTTCGACGCGGGCGCCAGCGAGAACGCGGACGTGAACGCGGCCGACGTAACGAATCCCGCCGGGCTTGTCAGGCTCGGAACGATCAAGGCGTTCGGCACCTTCGACGCGACCCTCCAGGCGCTCGAGAGCCAGAACAAGGCGAACATCATCTCCAACCCGCGCATCACGACGGTGAACAACCGCGAAGCCTCGGTCGTGGTCGGCAAGCAGATCCCGCTTATCGTCCAGGACTTCGCGGGGAACGCCGTGACGCAGCTCACGACGATCGGAATCAAGCTCAGCGTGACGCCGCACATCAATACGGGGAACAGGATCACCATGGACGTCCATCCGGAAGTGTCGGACCTGGCGTCCCAGGCGACGGTGCAGGGAGGCATTATCATCAACACGACCATGGCCGACACGCGCGTGATGGTGAACGACGGCGAGACGGCGGTGATCGGCGGCCTCATCCGGAGCAACGAGAGCACGACGAAGCGCGGCGTTCCGGTCCTCATGGATGTGCCGCTCCTCGGAAATCTCTTCCGCTCCAATTCCACGACGCATCAGAAGCGGGAGCTCCTCATCTTCGTGACGCCGAAGATTCTGGGCGAGGGTGTGACGCCGAAGGGTTAA